The DNA segment GCAAAATGAGCTGTCTCAGACTTTTTTAATCAACTAGACAGTAGATAGCTAAAGCTTATATCAAGTTTCGTACAACGCTAGTCATCTTTACTGGGGTGGGACAATGAAATCTCAATTAGAAAATTAGATTTCTGTCCTGCTCCTATTTTATATTAGTCACATTTCTAGGAAATCAAAAATTAATGTATTAAACTTAAATGGTGAATATAATTAAAGAGGAAATATGTAATGATGTAGGAGATGTAGCAACATGGAATGGATATTATTTGATAAAGACGGTACATTAATTTATTTTGACCGTAGTTGGATGAAGATAGGTCTGCAACTCGTCGATGATTTTATGGATGAATATCGAGAAAATATCAATGACGTGGATCGTGCTTACCGTCAGCTTGGTGTGATTGATGGCGAGATTCAACCGGGAACAATCATGGCTTCCGGTGCATTAGATGAAATGATCAAGGCGTTTTGCGAAATTGCAGGTCAAGATGTAACGCAGTGGGCACAACGCCGAAGTCAAACTTTAGTGGATCAACGTGTTCCTGAAAATATTTTAGTTGAAGGTATTACCGACACTTTAGACACATTGAAAAAGGATGGTTACCGTTTAGGTATTGTGACGAGTGATTCTAAAGTAGGTGTTGAACAATTTTTAGAAGCAACACAACTTGAACATTATTTTGATGTTGTGATTTCTACAGAAGCGGATGCGGTAGAAAAACCGAACGCTGAAGTATTGAATCCGTTATTTCATCACTACGATGTAGCACCACAAGATGTCATGATTGTTGGTGATACCGCTAATGATATACAAACAGGTGTAAATGCTCATCTTGGTTTGAGTGTAGCTGTATTAACTGGCGTAGGCTTAGAAGAAGAGTTCACTAAAGCAGATTATGTCTTCGAAACCGCAAATGAAATTATTAAAATTATTAAATAATAAGAGCAAAGCTTTGGGTTTATAATATTATTAGTAAAACATCTGAATATATAAAAACCAACGCAAAAGATTGATTTAATCTCTTGCGTTGGTTTTTTATTCATAGATTGTCTAACGTTGATCGACATTGCGATACGCACTAATAATACGGCTTATTTTTTCTATAACAGGTTCTAATGAATCAGGATCTTCGAGCAGATCATATTCATTGATATTGACGCGCACGACTGGGCAAGCATTGAAATCGCGAATCCATTCTTCGTAACGTGTATATAATTTCCTCCAATATTCAGGGTCTGTTTCCATCTCCATTTGACGACCACGTTGATTAATACGTTCTATTACTTCATCGTAATCGCATTCCAAATAAATTAATACATCAGGTTTCGGGAAGTAAGGTGTCATGACCATTGCATTAAACAATTCTGAGTATGTTTTGAAATCATCTTCACTCATCGTTCCTTGAAGTTGGTGCATTTTCGCAAAGATATCGACATCTTCATAAATTGAGCGATCTTGCACAAACCCGCCACCATATTCAAACATGCGTTTTTGTTCTTTAAAGCGTTCAGCTAAGAAGTAAATTTGTAAATGGAAACTCCAACGTTCAAAGTCATGATAAAATTTATCTAAATAAGGGTTATGATCTACATTTTCGAACGAAGTGCGGAAATTCAATCGCTCGGCTAGCGCACGTGTCAACGTGGACTTACCTACACCTACTGTACCCGCAACTGTAATAATCGCATCTTGAGGGATACCATATTTATTCATGTTTATAACCTCCAATGAGTGGTTCTACTAAATTTAAAATTTGTTGATAGTCCGCATCATTATTGACGAAATCCAGATTAGTCGTATCAATACGGATAACTTGTGTTTCTGAAGATTTCATTGACTCATAGAATCGTTGATAATCACGCTTTAGATTGAGCAAATAATCGTCTTCAATATGGTGTTCAAAGCTACGATTACGCTTGGCGATACGAGATTTTAAAACATTTAAATCAGCATCTAGGAAAATAATTACATTCGGCATTTCTAAATCTTCGGTGAGTATATTATAAATTCTTGAAAACTTATCAAATTCATCTTGTGATAGTGTATTACTAGCGAAGATTTTATTTTTATATATATGATAGTCGCTTACTACACCTGAATTGATGTGTTCAATATCTTGAAATTGTTTGTAACGATTACATAAGAAAAACATTTCTGTTTGAAAACTCCAAGTTGAAATATCGTCGTAGAAATTTGATAGAAATGGATTTTCATCTATAATTTCATTCTCTTCATAGAAGTGATAAGTTTGACTAAGTTTATGAGTTAAAGAAGACTTCCCAACGCCAATTGGGCCTTCGATAGCGATAAAAGTTTTTTTCATATTGAACACTCCAATGTTAAAATAGACATTCAATATTGTATCATATGTGAGGTGTGAGACACATGAGGGTTGATCAAAAATATATGGAAATTGCAATAGAAGAAGCCAAGAAAGCAGAGCAAATAGGTGAGGTGCCTATAGGTGCCATCATCGTTAGAGATGAAGAAGTGATTGCACGTGCACACAATTTACGTGAAACACTACAAGACCCAACTGCTCACGCTGAACATATTGCGATTCAAAGAGCTGCTACAGTGATAGGGAGCTGGAGATTAGAACGATGTACGTTATATGTCACACTGGAACCATGTGCGATGTGTGCAGGTACGATTGTGATGAGTAGAATACCACGTGTCGTTTATGGTGCTGAAGACCCTAAAGGCGGCTGTGCAGGCAGTTTAATGAATTTAATTGCTGAACCACGATTTAATCATCGTGCTGAAGTAACTACAGGGGTACTAGAACAACAATGTAGCCAATTACTCACTAACTTTTTTAAAAACTTGAGAAAAAATAAAAAAATCATACAAACAGACGATAATATAAATGTTTGATAATTTGTTAAAATAGTTTGTGTTACAACATCATTAATCTTTACATTATAACGTTAAATGTATGATGGATAATCATCAGAAATGAGGAAAATGCATGATAAAACTAATTGCGACAGATATGGATGGAACATTACTCAATGCAGCACACGAAGTCTCTGAAGAGAATATTCAAGCGATTAAATTTGCACAATCACAAGGTATTACTGTAGTGATTGCTACGGGTAGAGCTTTTTATGAGGCAAATACACCAATCAGTCAAACAGATTTGCAAGTTCCGTATATCTGTTTAAATGGCGCTGAAGTTAGAGATGAATCATTCAATATCATGAGTACTTCAAATTTAAATCATGAATTAATTAAAAGAGTAACAACTACGTTGAAAGCTGAAGATATTTATTATCAAGTTTATACAAACTTTGGAATATATACGGAAGACCCTCAACGTGATTTAGACATATATGTTGATATCGCTGAACGAGCTGGACAGAAAGCGGATGTTGAAAAGATACAAGCTGGAATCCAGAAACGTATCGATAATGGTACATTAAAGGTCGTTGACAATTACGATAAGATTGAGCAAACGCCAGGCGAAATTGTAATGAAGATTCTGGCATTTGATAGTGATTTAGAAAAGATCGACCGTGTTAAAGTCCAGTTATCAGAAGCGAGTAACTTAGCCGTATCTTCTTCATCTAGAGGTAATTTAGAAATTACACATGCTGATGCACAAAAAGGTATCGCTTTAGAAACGATAGCAGATCGTTTAAAGATTGATTTAAAAGATGTCGTAGCGATTGGCGATAATTTAAATGATGTTTCTATGTTAGAACGTGTAGGTCATCCGGTAGCAATGGGCAACGCTGAAGAAGCGGTGAAGTCAGAGGCCGAGTTTGTCACAACTTCAAATGAAGAAAGTGGCGTAGGTAAAGCAATTATGAAATTACTAAAAGAAAATAATAATTTATAATATGAGGTGGAAGTAATAATGAAAGGTTTAATCATCGTAGGCAGCGCAAAATCAGGCTCACATACAAACGCATTAGCACATTATTTGAAAGGACACTTTGGAGAGCATGATATCGAAGTTGATATCTTTGATTTAGCGGAAACACCAATTCATCAATTAGATGTTTCAGGTGCATCAGAACCAAGTGAAGCTTATTTAAATAATGTTAAATCACTACAATCTAAAGCTAGAGAAGCTGATTTCTTCGTATTAGGTACACCAAACTACCACGGTTCATTCTCAGGTATTTTGAAAAATGCTTTAGATCATTTAACAATGGATGATTTCAAAATGAAACCTGTTGGTCTAGTTGGAAATAGTGGTGGTATCGTGAGTGCGGAACCATTATCACATTTACGTCTAATCGTACGTACATTATTAGGTATTGCAGTACCAACACAAATTGCAACACATGATTCAGATTATAATAAATTAGAGGACGGCACATATTATCTTGATAACAACGAATTCCAATTACGTTGTAAATTATTCGTAGATCAAATCGTATCATTTGCGAATAATAGTCCATATGAACATTTAAAATAAATTGAATGTTAATTAATGTGATTGTTTTAGTTAATGGATAATAGGATATAAATTCTAGACTAATCAACCAGTAAATGAGTTTAATTAATTCATTTACTGGTTTTTTTATGTGCAATTATTTATAGATTGCAACGTGTCTAAAATTTTAGTGAACGACCATGGTGTTATCAATCATTATTATTAATCCTAAATATCAAAAACAATCATTTTTATTAATGATTATGTAGATGTATACTCAACTTATATACATAAAAGGGAGGAATGACTGTGGTCAAACATGCTTATCGACAATTATTATTAGGCATGTGTGCATTATTAATCGTCATGGCAATTGGAAGGTTTGTTTATACATCGATGATGCCATTTATGCAACATGGAACAAATATGACGAACCAACAGGCGAGTTTACTGGCGTCTGTTAACTATTTAGGTTATCTCATTGGCGCGATGATTCCTATGTGGTACGTGTTTAAGAGTAAAGTAACCGATATAAAGATTTATTTAATCATTAATATCGTAACGACAATTGCTACAGGTTTAACTGATGATTATATTATTTGGAATATCCTACGATTAATTTCGGGGATTACGAGCGGGACAGTATTTGTACTTGCTTCAAATGTTGTGTTAGAGGCGTTAAAGCTAGCAAGAAAAGGTAGTATATCCGGATTTCTGTATAGTGCTGTCGGAATCGGATTGTTCTTGAGTAGTATTTTTGTATTATTATTTACTAATACGAAGACATGGTCGCTCACATGGGTTATCCTCGGCGTTATTTCGCTCGCGTTAGGGCTATGTGTAGTGTTATTTATGAAAGAAAATCCAGTGATACAACAAAACAACACGCGTAAGTCCTCTGGACATGAGCAACAAAGTGAAAGTATAAAAACCCCAACTACAACGTTAAATAAGAAATTTATAGGCTTTTATTATATTGCTTATTTCTGTGAAGGTGCAGGTTACATTGTTACAGGTACTTTCTTAGTATCTATAGTCAAATCCATTCCTGAACTATCGAATTATGCAGCGCTCAGTTGGATGTTTGTCGGTCTCGGAGCGATACCTTCAACAGTTGTGTGGTCAATTATCGCTGAAAAGTATGGGTTCAACAAAGCGATATATAGTGCATTTGTACTGCAAATCATCGGTGTCATATGTCCTGTTATATCGCACCATAGTCTCAGTTTAATTATAAGTGCTTTACTATTTGGGGGTACCTTTTTAGGCTTAACGACACTCTTTATGTCTCAGGGTCAAACATTGATGTATCAGACGACGAGTAAGACGAATCTTGTAGCTACTTTAACGATTGTATACAGTATTGGCCAGATGATTGCGCCGTCGATTGCAGGTGTGCTCATTGGTGAAGGGAATAACTATAATGCTGCTTTAATCTTCGCAACAGCCGTATTATTAATTGGGTTATTTTGTAGTATAATCAGCTTTAAAATAAAGAAACGTGGAGAGATATAAATGAATATTGAAGATCTCAAAGCCTTTAAAAAAGTTGTTGAATTGCAGAGCTTTACGAGAGCAGCGACCGAATTGAACTTTGTACAGTCTAATGTCACTGCTAAGATAAAAAGACTAGAAGATCATTACCGAACTCAATTATTGTACCGTGATAAAAAATCAGTAACGCCTACACCTGATGGGAAAGTATTGTTAACTTATGCGAATCAAATATTAGATCGTATAAATGAGGCTGAGCAAACATTGTTAGGTGGCACATCTGCACCATTTCATTTTGGATCAATTGAAACTATTGCTGCTACGGTATTACCTAATGTACTAAGTGCGTTTCGTCAAGAGAAACCAGATGTACAACTACAAATTTCGACCAATGCGACGGCACAACTATTGCAACAAATCAGACATCGGAAGATTGAAGGTGCGTTTTTATCAGGTGAAGTCAACGACCCATCTTTATCAGCGTTACATTTATACAACGAAACGTTAGTCGTCATTACAGCTAAAGGTTATGGTAACCCATTGGAAAGTCATCAACCGCATAACATTATCGTCTTTGTAGAAGGGTGTTTCTATAGAGGCTACTGTGAAAATTGGCTCGACTATCATCAAGTTCAAGTCAATAACTACATCACCTTAAATACTTTAGATGGTATTCTAGGATGCGTGCAAGCTGAATTAGGATTTGCAATGCTGCCCAAATCTGTATTAAAAGAAGGGTACCACAACGACTTCGATGTTTATGAACTCTCCAGTCCTTTTGAACAAGTACCTATTTATTTCGTACATCGAGAAGATGTGATGCAAACACCCGTATTTAATCAATTCATGACGACATTACACAACTACTTTTGAAAATAACTAATAAAAAAGTATGGAACATAAACCCAAAATAATAGCACAAAGATGATTTTCAATTTCAAGCCATCTTTGTGCTTCTTTTATATATAATACTACGTATTCTCTGACTTCGCTTTCTTAGGGTGCCGTCTCAGCCTTGGTCTTCGACTGGCACTGCTCCCTCAGGAGACTCGTCATTAATACTACGTTTGTGTATTAGTGGATGATTATTTACTGTTAAAATGCTAATGATCATGTTTTAAGTAAATTTTAAAATGTACTCCTTTTTCTGTTGGTAAAATTTTAAATTTCCCATTATGATAATCTATCACTTCTTTAATAATCATCGTTCCTAAACCATGATTCTGTTTATTTTCTTTAGTTGTATATTTCGAATTGAATAATTGATCAAAAATATCTTCTTTGAGTCCAATGCCGTCGTCTTTATAATCAATAAGTAAAAAATCTCCATCATTTTCTAAAGTGACCTCAATGAAGGGGTTGAATTTATTATGATCAATACTATTGTCAATTAAATTCATCAACATTCTTTGGAAATAAAGTTTATTTCCGTAAAATTCATCATCGTGTAAATGGTTATTTAATTTGAATTTATCATATTGGATTGATCTAATAAGTTCATCGAAAGTCTTTGTCACATTGAATTTTTCTTTGTGCAATTTCATTTGATCAGTTTCATTTTTAAAGTTTTCGTTCAAACTGCTTATGAGTTTACTCATGTAAGAAGCTTTATCTGCGATGAGTTCTGAATGTTTGTGGACATCTTCTGTTTGAATTGAAAGTAATCTAGCATAACCATATATCGAAGTTAAAGGTGACTTTAAATCATGAGAAATTTGATTTAACCATTTTTCTCTATAGTAGTTAATTTGATTTTGATATATCCTGTTTTGAGTAAGTTGGGTATTTAGTGTTTCTACTGAATCATTAAGTTCTTTGAATAACTTTTTACTTCTTTTATTGTAATGTTTAGAACTTGGTTTAAATAACTTTCCTGCTGATAAATTTGCAATCCAATCGGTATAGAAAAATAAAGGTTTAGTAAGTCGTTTGGAAATAATAATTGCGAAAATAATTACAAATAGAAAGTTAAGTAAGAATAACAATAAGATAACTACAAATATAAATATGAGTGTCTTTTTTTCAACGGTGGATAAGTCATCATCTTGACCATAAATAATTTTTCTAGCTGCAGGGTTTTTAGTATATTTGAGTTTCCCGTCTACGATGTGATGTTGATATGGATTTAAATTATTTATGTACAGACTCTTTATTAATTTTTTAGTATTAATTTCGTTTGTATTTTTCAATTTAATATTTTCTTTTTTGGGATAAATAATAATAACGTTGGTGTTTTTGTTTCTGAAGGGAATTGCTTTTGTATTATTGATGTTATTAACAATTAATTTTTTTATATTTTTATGTTTACTAGGGTATTTTGTATTTCCTCGATTGTCGGTAATATATAATTTTGCGTTTTTTTCTTTTAGCATACGTTTGAAGTTGTCTTCTGGATCATAAGTATGACCTTTTTTAGATATTGCTAGGTCTGTATAAAACTCGTCTACTTCATTTAAATCTAAATAAACTAATTTAGTTATATTGGTAAAAAACAAAACAATTCCAATACTCATGATGATTAACGTTATAGTTAAAAATATAAAAATATATTTAAAAATTTTCAAAGTAAATCGTTTGTTCATATGATTAGCTCCTATAAATGTAGCCTTTGCCACGAATTGTTTGAATAAATTGGGGCGTATTTGCATCATTTTCAATTTTCTTTCGTAACATCCTTATATGTACCATTAACGTATTGTCGTCCACGCTTACTGAATATCCCCACACACGGTCGTATATTTGATTTTTAGTAAGAATTTGATTTTTATTTTCAATAAAATATTCTAGTAAATCATATTCTCTCGTAGTTAAACTAATCGGTTCGCCATTTAAAGAGACATCGGTAGTATCAAAATTAACGACTAAATTACCATTTTTATGTATATTGTTTTTTTCTATGTGTACACCTACTCTAAATGCTAGTTCAATTGGGTCAAATGGCTTTTTAACGTAATCTACTGCACCATGTTCAAATCCTTTATAGACATCAAGGTCAGTATCTTTAGCTGTCACAACAATTAATTTAGTTACATTATTATTTAAATATTTAACAAGTTGATATCCATTCTCCGACTTTAAGTTTAAATCTAGTAGTACGACGTTAAAAGTATACGAGCGTAATAGCTTTTCTGCACTTTGTATATCATCGGCAGTATAAATATTGCCAAATTGTTTATTCGACAACGCAATTTTTATTAAAGTTTGTATATCATGATC comes from the Staphylococcus hsinchuensis genome and includes:
- a CDS encoding sensor histidine kinase, whose protein sequence is MNKRFTLKIFKYIFIFLTITLIIMSIGIVLFFTNITKLVYLDLNEVDEFYTDLAISKKGHTYDPEDNFKRMLKEKNAKLYITDNRGNTKYPSKHKNIKKLIVNNINNTKAIPFRNKNTNVIIIYPKKENIKLKNTNEINTKKLIKSLYINNLNPYQHHIVDGKLKYTKNPAARKIIYGQDDDLSTVEKKTLIFIFVVILLLFLLNFLFVIIFAIIISKRLTKPLFFYTDWIANLSAGKLFKPSSKHYNKRSKKLFKELNDSVETLNTQLTQNRIYQNQINYYREKWLNQISHDLKSPLTSIYGYARLLSIQTEDVHKHSELIADKASYMSKLISSLNENFKNETDQMKLHKEKFNVTKTFDELIRSIQYDKFKLNNHLHDDEFYGNKLYFQRMLMNLIDNSIDHNKFNPFIEVTLENDGDFLLIDYKDDGIGLKEDIFDQLFNSKYTTKENKQNHGLGTMIIKEVIDYHNGKFKILPTEKGVHFKIYLKHDH
- a CDS encoding LysR family transcriptional regulator, whose translation is MNIEDLKAFKKVVELQSFTRAATELNFVQSNVTAKIKRLEDHYRTQLLYRDKKSVTPTPDGKVLLTYANQILDRINEAEQTLLGGTSAPFHFGSIETIAATVLPNVLSAFRQEKPDVQLQISTNATAQLLQQIRHRKIEGAFLSGEVNDPSLSALHLYNETLVVITAKGYGNPLESHQPHNIIVFVEGCFYRGYCENWLDYHQVQVNNYITLNTLDGILGCVQAELGFAMLPKSVLKEGYHNDFDVYELSSPFEQVPIYFVHREDVMQTPVFNQFMTTLHNYF
- a CDS encoding deoxynucleoside kinase, giving the protein MKKTFIAIEGPIGVGKSSLTHKLSQTYHFYEENEIIDENPFLSNFYDDISTWSFQTEMFFLCNRYKQFQDIEHINSGVVSDYHIYKNKIFASNTLSQDEFDKFSRIYNILTEDLEMPNVIIFLDADLNVLKSRIAKRNRSFEHHIEDDYLLNLKRDYQRFYESMKSSETQVIRIDTTNLDFVNNDADYQQILNLVEPLIGGYKHE
- a CDS encoding HAD family hydrolase, which codes for MEWILFDKDGTLIYFDRSWMKIGLQLVDDFMDEYRENINDVDRAYRQLGVIDGEIQPGTIMASGALDEMIKAFCEIAGQDVTQWAQRRSQTLVDQRVPENILVEGITDTLDTLKKDGYRLGIVTSDSKVGVEQFLEATQLEHYFDVVISTEADAVEKPNAEVLNPLFHHYDVAPQDVMIVGDTANDIQTGVNAHLGLSVAVLTGVGLEEEFTKADYVFETANEIIKIIK
- a CDS encoding deoxynucleoside kinase, translated to MNKYGIPQDAIITVAGTVGVGKSTLTRALAERLNFRTSFENVDHNPYLDKFYHDFERWSFHLQIYFLAERFKEQKRMFEYGGGFVQDRSIYEDVDIFAKMHQLQGTMSEDDFKTYSELFNAMVMTPYFPKPDVLIYLECDYDEVIERINQRGRQMEMETDPEYWRKLYTRYEEWIRDFNACPVVRVNINEYDLLEDPDSLEPVIEKISRIISAYRNVDQR
- a CDS encoding response regulator transcription factor, which translates into the protein MNGKILIIEDDHDIQTLIKIALSNKQFGNIYTADDIQSAEKLLRSYTFNVVLLDLNLKSENGYQLVKYLNNNVTKLIVVTAKDTDLDVYKGFEHGAVDYVKKPFDPIELAFRVGVHIEKNNIHKNGNLVVNFDTTDVSLNGEPISLTTREYDLLEYFIENKNQILTKNQIYDRVWGYSVSVDDNTLMVHIRMLRKKIENDANTPQFIQTIRGKGYIYRS
- the tadA gene encoding tRNA adenosine(34) deaminase TadA; the protein is MRVDQKYMEIAIEEAKKAEQIGEVPIGAIIVRDEEVIARAHNLRETLQDPTAHAEHIAIQRAATVIGSWRLERCTLYVTLEPCAMCAGTIVMSRIPRVVYGAEDPKGGCAGSLMNLIAEPRFNHRAEVTTGVLEQQCSQLLTNFFKNLRKNKKIIQTDDNINV
- a CDS encoding YbfB/YjiJ family MFS transporter, which translates into the protein MVKHAYRQLLLGMCALLIVMAIGRFVYTSMMPFMQHGTNMTNQQASLLASVNYLGYLIGAMIPMWYVFKSKVTDIKIYLIINIVTTIATGLTDDYIIWNILRLISGITSGTVFVLASNVVLEALKLARKGSISGFLYSAVGIGLFLSSIFVLLFTNTKTWSLTWVILGVISLALGLCVVLFMKENPVIQQNNTRKSSGHEQQSESIKTPTTTLNKKFIGFYYIAYFCEGAGYIVTGTFLVSIVKSIPELSNYAALSWMFVGLGAIPSTVVWSIIAEKYGFNKAIYSAFVLQIIGVICPVISHHSLSLIISALLFGGTFLGLTTLFMSQGQTLMYQTTSKTNLVATLTIVYSIGQMIAPSIAGVLIGEGNNYNAALIFATAVLLIGLFCSIISFKIKKRGEI
- a CDS encoding NADPH-dependent FMN reductase; translation: MKGLIIVGSAKSGSHTNALAHYLKGHFGEHDIEVDIFDLAETPIHQLDVSGASEPSEAYLNNVKSLQSKAREADFFVLGTPNYHGSFSGILKNALDHLTMDDFKMKPVGLVGNSGGIVSAEPLSHLRLIVRTLLGIAVPTQIATHDSDYNKLEDGTYYLDNNEFQLRCKLFVDQIVSFANNSPYEHLK
- a CDS encoding Cof-type HAD-IIB family hydrolase, with product MIKLIATDMDGTLLNAAHEVSEENIQAIKFAQSQGITVVIATGRAFYEANTPISQTDLQVPYICLNGAEVRDESFNIMSTSNLNHELIKRVTTTLKAEDIYYQVYTNFGIYTEDPQRDLDIYVDIAERAGQKADVEKIQAGIQKRIDNGTLKVVDNYDKIEQTPGEIVMKILAFDSDLEKIDRVKVQLSEASNLAVSSSSRGNLEITHADAQKGIALETIADRLKIDLKDVVAIGDNLNDVSMLERVGHPVAMGNAEEAVKSEAEFVTTSNEESGVGKAIMKLLKENNNL